The Streptomyces kanamyceticus DNA segment CGGCGGCGTCTACCGGCCCGACTCGCCCTCCGCGCCGCAGACCCCGCTGCCCGTCGACTGCGCCATCCCGCTCGGCGCCGCCGGTTCGGCGCCGAAGGTGTTGACGCTGCCTCAGATGTACGGCGCCCGCGTCTACTTCGTCCGCGACGACAAGCTCGACTTCTTCCTCAACCCCGGTCCCTCCCTGGTCGAGCCCGCCTTCGCCACCCGCGAGGACCCCAACTACGGGCGCACGTGGTCGTTCTGCGAGTTCACCTTCAACCCGCAGCAGCTGTACGCCAACATCAGCTACGTCGACCTGGTGACCGCGCTGCCCATCGGCCTGACCCTGGAGGGCGACGGCACCCACACCGTCGCCCCGCTCCCCGACGGCGCCGTCGACAAGATCGCCGCGGATCTGGCGGCGCAGACAGGCAAGGACGGGCAGCCGTGGGACAAGCTGGTCATCCGCGGTGACGGCGGCGGCGTCCTGCGCGTCATCTCGCCGCAGAACCTGATGGCCCCCTATTTCGACCGGCCCGACCAGATGCCGTTCCGCGACCTGTGGAACGGCTACATCGACCAGGTGTGGGACAAGTACCGCTCCACCGACCTGAAGATCGACCTCCAGGGCGGCAGGGGCGTGTTCACCGGGCGCGTCAGCGGCGACGTGCTGACGTTCAACGGCGGCCACTCCTTCGCCAAGCCCACGTCGAAGGACATCTTCACCTGCAACCACGGGCCCTTCGCCAACAACCCCGGCGACCCCGACGACAAGAAGGGCCTCCTCGCCAGGCTCGCCGCCGGGTTCAACAGGAGCATCATGCTCACCCACCCCGAGCAGCCGAACGGCACGACCTCCAGCGACTACTACCGGGACGCGGTGACCAACCACTGGTCCCGGGTGGTGCACGCCAACTCCCCGATCGGGTACGCGTTCCCGTACGACGACGTACGGCCCGACGGACAGCCGGACGTGTCGGGCGCGGCGCACGACGGGAACCCGCGGCGGTTCACGGTGAGCGTGGGTTCCTGACCCGGCCCCTGCGCCCGCTCCACCCCCTCCGCTACGCCGAGGCCCTGCGGACCAGCGACGTCGGAAGCACCACACCGGTCGGGCTTGCGGCAGGGCCCTCGCCCCTCCCCCGGAGCAGCATCCGCGCCATCAACCGCCCCATCCCCTCGATGTCCTGACGCACCGTCGTCAGCGGCGGGTCCACCTGCTCGGCCACCGGCAGCATGTCGTCGAAGCCGATCACGGCCACGTCGTCCGGCACCCTCCTGCCGCGCTCGCGCAGCACCCGCAGGGCGCCGGACGCCGACAGGTCGTTGGCCGCGAAGACCGCGTCCACGTCCGGGCAGACGTCCAGGAGTCGGCGCATCGCGCGCTCGCCGCCCGCGGGGGTGAAGTCGCCCTCGACGATCAGCCTCGGGTCGGCGTCGGCCAGGACGTCGCGGAAGCCGTCGAGCCGGTCGACCGCCGACGTCTGGTCCAGGGGCCCGGTGATGTGCGCGACGCGGCCGCGCCCGAGGCGGACCAGATGCCGCACGGCCTCGCGCGCGCCGCCCCGGTTGTCGCAGTCGACGTACGGGGCGCCGGGCCCGCCGGACACGGGGTCCGACCAGCCGGGGCGCCCGCCGAACACGGTGGGCACCCCGGCGCGGCGGATGATGCCGGGCAGCGGGTCGTCCAGGTGCAGCGAGAAGACGAGCGCGCCGTCGACGTGCCCGCCCGCGAGGTACCTGCCGACCCGCTCGTGATCGTCCCGCCCCTCGGTGAGCAGGAGCACCAGCTGTACGTCCTGGGCGGTCAATTCCTTGCTGATGCCGCGCAGTTGCAGCGCGAAGAACGGGTCGGCGAAGACCCTCGTCTCCGGCTCGGCGATCACCACGGCGACCGCGTCGTGGCGCCGGGTGACCAGGCTGCGAGCGGCCCGGTTCGGCACGTAACCGAGCTCGTCGACCGCACGTCTGACCTTCACGGCAAGCACCTCGCGCACCCCCGCGTCGCCGTTGACGACGCGCGAGACGGTGGCCCTGGAGACCCCCGCCCGTGCGGCCACGGCCTCCAGCGTGGGACGCGGCGCGGCGCTCGACTCGTCGGTCACCTGTGGTCTCTCCTTCCGGGCGGACGCGGGACGACGCCGTCGGCGGTCGCCGTCGGGCATCATCTTCCCGCATCGGCTCCGGGACCTGCCCCGCGAGGGCGCCACCATGCCCCGAGAACTGCCCCCAACGCCCTAGCGCAGTGCGGGAAGCACGGTCTCGGCGACCCGGTAGGCCTCCTCCAAGAGCGGGTTGCCGGAGAGGATGAACGTGTCGACTCCCAGCGCCTCGTACTCCTTCAGGCGCTCCACGACCTGGGCGGCCGAGCCGACGACGGCCGTGCCCGGGCCCGGCCGGAACAGGCTCATGCCGGGCCACAGGTTCGGATGGGTCTCCAGCTCCCTGGCGCGCGCAGGGACCTTCCCGCCGTGCTCGCGGAACTGCCGCTGCCAGCCCACCCCGTCCTCGCCCGCGCGGTCGCCGAGCTGACGGGCGTACGTCGCCTTGCTCGTGACGTCCAGGAGCCGGTCGGCGGCGGCCCATGCCGCGTCCTCGGTGTCCCGCACGATCAGGTGCAGGCGCAGTCCGATCCGCAGCGTCCGCCCGTGCGCGGCGGCCCGCGCACGGACCAGGTCCAGCTTCTCCTTGAGCAGGTGCGGGGGCTCGCCCCAGGTCAGATAGACATCGACGTGCTCCGCCGCCATCTCGATGCCCGGCGCCGACGAACCGCCGAACCAGAGGGGGACGTGCGGCTCCTGGACGGGACGCAGTTCGCGGAAGGAGGCGCCCGCGTCCTTCAGATCGTAGAAGCGGCCCTTGTGGTCGAAGACCTCACCGGCCGTCAGGCGCTTGACGATCGACCAGTACTCGGCGCTCAGCTCGTAGCGTTCGTCGTGCTCCACGTGAAGTCCGTACTCCTGAAGGGACTTGGTGGAGCCGTTGACGACGTTGAAGCGGAGCCGCCCGCCGAAGAGGGTGTCGAAGCTGAGCGCCATCTTGGCGAGCAGGGTCGGCGAGATCAGGCCCGGATGGACGGCCAGGAGCGGCTTGAAGGCGGTGGACGTCGAGGCGGCGAGGGCGCTGCCGAGTGGCCACACGTCGTACAGATCGGTGGCGAGCAGGGCGCCGGAGAAGCCGAGGCCCTCCACGGTGCCCGCGAGTCGCCGGAGGTAGCCGAGGTCGACGGGCCTGCGCCCTTCGGGCTCCCAGGGGTAGGCGCCTTCGCGCGGAATGATGTACCAGAGGACTTCCGATGCCATGCGCTACGCCGCCTTCCGGGGCAGGGCGTGGGCGACGGTCACCGGGCGGTCGATGAATCCGGTGCGCACGAAGATGTCGGCGGCCTGCTGCTGTTCGGCGACGAAGGCGTCGCCGACCTCCTCGATGCGCCAGGGCAGGGCGCGCAGCGCGCTCTCCCAGTCCTCGACGGTGCCGCCCTGATGGGCGGCGGCGATCTCGGCGGCCTCGCGCGGGTGGGCGGCCGCCCAGTCGTCGGCGCGCTGGAGCGCCCGGGTGAGCGCGGCGACGATCTCGGGCCGCTCCTCGGCCAGTTCGCGGCGGGTGAAGAAGACGGACCGGTCGGTGATGACGTCCCCGGTGCGGACCACCACGCGCACTCCCCCGGCGCGCAGGGCCGCGACGAGCTGCGCGCCCTGGGCGACCCAGGCGGCGATCCCGCCCGCGCGCAGCAGGCTCTCGCTGTCCTCGCCACCGCGTACGGGGGTGATGTCGGTGGCGTACGAAAGGCCCGCGTCGTCGAGGGCCTTGGCGATCAGGTGGGTCTGCCAGGAGCCGATGGCCAGGTGGACGGTGCCGCCCTTCAGGTCCGCGACGGTACGCACCGGGCTGTCCTCGGCGACCAAGAGCGCGCCGTGGTCGGGGCGGGGAGCGGAGACGGCGGTGTACACGATGTCGTGTCCCGCCGCCTGCGCGGTCACCGGAGGCGTCGAACCCGTGCCTCCGAAGTCGATGACGCCTTCGGTGAGGAGCTGTCCGGTGCGTACGCCGTTGACGTAGGTGTGGAAGGCGGCGCTCTCGCCGACGGCGGCCAGTTCCTCCTGGGCGTAGTCGAGCCGGGAGAGGTAGTAGAGGGTCGGATTGCTGTTGTGGACACCGATGGTGATGGTCATTCAGCTCACTCCAGTGGGGTCGGGGGTGTGGACTCCGAGGTCGTTCAGAAGACGTCGGCGCAGGGCGGCGAAGGCGGGGTCCCCGGGGTCGCGCGGACGCTCGGCGGCGACGGTCTCGTCGGTGACGAGGCGCCCTTCGCGGAGCACGCAGACCCGGTCGGCGAGGCGTACGGCCTCCTCCACGTCGTGGGTGACGAGCAGCACGGCGGGGCGGTGGACCCGGCACAGCTCGCCGACCAGGTCCTGCATCCGGAGCCTGGTGAGCGCGTCGAGGGCGGCGAACGGCTCGTCCAGGAGCAGCAGTTCGGGCTCGCGCACCAGGGCCCTCGCGAGGGCGACGCGCTGCGCCTCGCCACCGGAGAGAGTGGCGGGCCAGGCGTCGGCGTGCCGTTCGAGACCGACCTCGGCGAGCGCGGTGCGGCCCTGTTCGGCGCGGCCGCGGGGCAGGGCGACGGTCACGTTGGCGAGGACCCGCTTGGACGGTACGAGACGCGGCTCCTGGAAGACGACGGTGCGCGACTCGGGTACGAGGACGTCACCGCCGTCGGCGCGGTCGAGGGCGCCGAGGATGCGGAGCAGCGTGGTCTTGCCACTGCCGCTCGCGCCGAGCAGGGCCACGAACTCGCCCCGCTCGATGGTGAGATCGAGCCCGTCGAGGACGGCCCGCTGCCCGAAGGCACGGCGCAGTCCGGCGACGTGGACGGCGGTGCTCATCGCGCCACCACCCCCTGACCGGCGCGGCGCCACGGCATCAGCACCCGCTCCAGGAGACGTACGAGGCCGTCGGCGAGCAGGCCGAGCACTCCGTACACGAGGATGCAGACGGCGAGGATGTCGGTCCTGGCGAAACTCTGCGCCTGCGACATCAAGTAGCCGATGCCCGCGGTGGCGTTGATCTCCTCGGCGGCGATCAGCGCGATCACGCTGAGCGTCATGGAGAGCCGAAGGCCCGCGAGCAGCGAGGGCAGCGCCCCGGGCAGGACGACCTCCCTGACGATGCCGATCCTGCCCATGCCGAAGCTGCGCATCGCCTCGACCAGTTTGCGGTCGGTGGCGCGGACTCCGCTGGAGGTCGACACGTACATCGGGAAGGTCGTGGCGACCGCGATGAGCAGCACCTTCGCGGTCTCGTTGATGCCGAACCAGACCATGAAGAGGGGCACGAGAGACAGGAAGGGGATGGTGCGCAGCGTCTGCATCGAGGAGTCGAGCAGCTCGTCACCGAGCCGGGTGAACCCGGTGACGATGCCGAGGGTCAGCCCGACGGCGAGCCCGATGAGCAGTCCGAGCCCGGACCGGGTGAGCGAGGTGACGAGCGCGTCGGACAACTGTCCGTTCCCCCACAACTCCCCTACAGCACGCAGCACTTCGGCGGGCGACGCGAGCACGTCCGGGGTGAGCAGCCCGCTCGCGGACGCGGCCCACCAGAGGGCGAGGAGGAGGAAGGGCCCGAGGGTGCGGACGGTCAGGGAGTAGGCGCGGGGGCGGGGGCGAGAGGTGGGTGGGCGGGGGTGACGAGGCCGGGTGGCGGGGTCGGGCGCGGGCGTGGTCCTTCGGTGGATTCGGTGGGGGTGGCGGGTGCGGGTGCCGTGGGCGCCGTATTGGTTACGCCCTTCGCCTCGGGCACACCGGACTCGGCAGACGCGGCGGGCTCGGCGGACCGGCCGGGCGCGGCAGGCGCGGCAGGCACGGCAGGCACGGCAGGCACCGAACCCTTCACAGCGTGTGCGGGCACGGCGCCCGCGGCCGGCGCGGCAGGCGCCGAGTCCCTCCGCGCGGGCGCGGGCACAGGCGCCCCGCCCCCTCGCCCCGCCCTCACAGCCGCTCCACATCGAGCACGTGCGACGCGATGTCGACCGTCTTCTTGGTGACCTTCTGCTCGGCGTAGAACCGGGCCACGGCCTCGAAGCGCTTGATGTCGGCGGGGGTGATCGGCTCGACCGTGCCGCCCCGCGCGGTGAAGTCGGTCTGGATGCGCTTGGCGTCGCCGCTCAGCGCCTGCGGGCCCGCGTCCGTGGTGACGTTGAGGTAGCGGGCCGGGTCCTTCTTCTCCTTGGCGCTGTTCTCGTGGAGGTAGTCGTAGAGCGCCTTCACCACCTTCGGGTGCTGCTCGGCGAAGGCAGTGCGGACGGCGGTGAGGCTGTAGTTGTCGGATCCGATCTCCTTGCCGTCGGCGACGAACTCCGCCTTCCCGCTGCCGAGTTCGGACACGGCGTACGCCGCCCAGACCGCCCAGGCGTCGACCTTGCCGGTGTTGAAGACCGCGGCGGTCTGGTCGGGCCGCAGATAGACCCGCTCCACCTCGCTCGCCGGGATGTCGTGCTCGGCGAGCGCCTTCAGGAGCAGATACTCGCCCGTGCCGCCCTGGTTGACGGCGACCTTCTTGCCGACCAGGTCCTCGACACCGTCGATGCCGGAGCCCTTCTTCGCGAGGATGCCCTCGCCGACCGGGTCGGGCGCGGTGGCGGTGAAGAACCGGAAGCCGGGGGTCTGCGCGAGCGAGGTGATGCCGGAGGTGATCGAGCCCGTCGCGATGTCGAGCTGATCGGCGTTCATGGCCTGCGCGGCCGGTGCGAAGGGACCGGCGCTGCCCGTCCACTCGACCTTCGCGTCGGCCTTCGCCAGTGCCTCGGCGAGGCTGCCGTCCTTCTTGCCGAGGGCGAGGACACCGGCGTTCCCCGGGTCGGGGATGCGGACGGTGACCTGTCCGCCGCCCTCCCCGCCGGAATCGGCCTCTGAGGTGCCGCAGCCCGCGAGCGCGGCGAGGGCCGCGAGGGCCACCAGGAGTTTCGGAATGCGCATGACGGGGTCCTTAGTGTGAGGCCGTACGGGGCGACGGGGGCGGCGGCGCGGTAGCGGTGGGGGTCGTACGGGACGGCCCGGGCCCGGCGGTGAACTCCGGCTCCGCACACACCAGTTCGGCGGCACGCCGCAGCGGCTCGTGATCCGTCCACGCGCGTACGTCGACGGGTTCGGGCAGGAAGCCGTGCGCGCGCAGCCCCTCCTCCTGCCGCGCCAGCAGCCCGATGCGCTCCTCGGACAGGTCGGGGTGGAGGGTGCGGTGCGTGCCGGGACGGTAGGCGCCCGCGACGCCCGCCGCGCCCGCACCCGTCTCCGCGCCGAGGATCCGGGCGACGTCGGCGGGGTGGTCCGCCGCCCAGTCGGCGGCGCGAAGGAGCACGGAGAGGAAGCGCGCCACGAGGTCCGGGTGGTCGTCGAGCAGGTCCTGGTGGACCGTGATGGGGCGGGGCGTGCCGTTGTTCACGCGGTGTGCCCGGTCGGGGAGTTCGTCCAGCTCGACGGCGACCTCGGCCCCCGCGCGCCGGGCCGCCTCGACCGCGAGCGCACCCTTCACATAGACGGCGTCGACGTCCCCGCGCCGCAGCGCCGCAAGCTCCGCGGCCCACTGCCCCTCGTACCCCCGTGCCGGTACGTCGACCAGCGCGGCGTCACCGAGACCGAGCCCGGCCGACGCGAGCGCGCCGTCGAAACCGCGCAGCGCCATGGCCCGCCAGAAGTCGATGGCCACGGCATGCCGGGGCACCGCGAGGCGAAGGCCGCGCAGCGCGGCGGCACCGCGGGTCCCCGATCCCGGCGCGACGAGCACGGCCTGACGCTCCTCGATCCAGGTGAGGCCGACGAGCCGCGTCCGCTCGCCGCGCGAACGGGCCCACAGCGCGGGCACGTTGCCGCCCTCGCGGAAGAGTCCCGGCAGCGCGTGCGTGTAGTGGGCCTGTCGGTCCACGGCGGGGTCGGCGGCGTCCGGATCCAGATCCTGAAGGGACCGTACGGCGATGCCGTCCCGCGCGAACTCGGCGTTCAGCCACCGCTGATCGGCCGCTATGCCGGTCGCGGTGGGCACCGGACAGCGGGTGAACCAGAGCGTTTCCGGCACAGGGGGCACGAGGGCATGGGTCATGGACTCTTCCCGGGGGAGGTGTGGCGGCGCCGCCGAGGGACCGCAAAGCAGCGGGCAGCGGCGAAAGGACCGGCGGAGACGAAGGGTCAGCGACAGGCGGCGCTGGACACGCGGGCCAGATCGATGTGGCGGCGCAGCGTGAAGGCGACCGGAACCGGGCGGGCGGCAGGCGCTGCGGTACGACGACGACCGCGCATGGCGCTGCTCCCCTCTCCCGTTCTACGGGCGCTCGTGGTGGTGACGACCGCAGACTGGCACGGACCGTGCCCCCTCATCAAGCCGCTTCCCACGATGTGGGAGCGAGCGTGAACAGGGTGTTTCACCAGGCTGTTTGGGCCCGATTCCGCTGCCGTAATGTGGGAAGCGGCACAGAGAATTGGAGCGGAGAGCAAGAGGCTCCACACACAGAACAAGCACGCACACCAGGAGAGGCACACCCCATGAGCGAGGCCACCGCACCGCGCCGCCCCACCGGCGCCCAGGCGGTGCGGCGCGCCCTCGACGTCCTGCACTGCTTCCACGACAACGGCCCCGACCTCAGTGCGTCCGACCTCGCCCGCCGCCTGGCGCTGCCCGTCTCGACGGCGCACCGCCTGGCCCGCACCCTGCTCGACGCCGGTTTCCTGGAGCAGGACTTCCGCACGGCGCGCTACCGCCTGGGTCCGGCCGTGACCGAGCTGGGGCGCCTCTCGTACCACCAGCGCGGCCTCCACCTGGCCGCACCCGAACTCACCGACTTGGCCGAACGCACGGGCGTCACCGCCGACTTGGCGCTGCGCAGCGGACCACACGCGGTGATCGTGGCGGGCGGCTCGGTCACCCCGAAGGTCGGCCTGCGCCGCCCACTGCACTCGACGGCACTCGGAAAGGTCCTGCTCGCCTGGGCGCGCCCCGGCGAGGGCGGCCCTTCGTCACTCCCGCCCCTGTTCGCGTTCACCGAGCGGACGATCGTCGAACCGGCGGCGCTGGAAGCCGAGTTGACCCGCGTGAGAACCGCTGGACACGCCCGCAACGACGGCGAGTCGGCACACGGCGTACGCACCCTGGCCGTACCGGTACTCGACCGCACGGGCCACGCCCGCTTCGCCCTCGCCCTGCGCGCGACCCCGGAACTGATCACGGACGACAGAACCGACTGGTTCCTCTCCAGGGCACGGGGCTGCGCCCGCGCCCTGGAGATCCTGCTGCTGCCACCGGGCGACCGGAGTCATTCATGAGGTGAGGCAATTGACAGCTGTGATCTCGCTGATCATCTCAGCCGCAGCACTGTTGAGTGTCGTGATATCCCTCGTCTATCAGTCGCAACAGACGAGACTCTTCAGAGAGGAGAACGTGCGGGCCTATCACCGGGAGTTGATAGGCATGGCCATCCACGACTCGGACCTGCGCATGTGCTGGGGCGGCGGGCTCGCGGCGCTTCCCCAGGAGGAGGCCCGGCAGGTCATGTTCGCCGGACTGATCGTCACCTGGTGGCACTCCTGTTACATCGTCAAGGACCTCAACGACGAACAACTCTCCATGACGCTCGACGTCTTCTTCAGCGGAGAGGTCGGCAAGCGGTACTGGCGCGAGAACCGCTCGTTCTGGACGGCTCTCATGGCCGCTGCGAGCTCCGGCAGAAGCGGCCGCTTCGTGACCCTCGTGGACGCGCGGTATCAGCACGCGGTGACGCGCAACGCATAGCGGCACTTCCGAACTCCCCTGCTCCGCCGGTACCTTGAGCACATCTCTTCCCATCAGGGGGAAAGGGCGCCCCACCTCACAGGTGGCACGCCCTTACCGACAAAGGAGGAGATATGGCCGACAAGCCGTCGTCCAAGCGGGCAGGGATCAAACGGGAAATAGCGATACGAGTAGCGGCAGGTCTGGGCGTTCGCGCCCTATGGGCCGTGATCATTGAGCTGTTCCGCCACGATCTCTGAGGAGTGCGCGAGCGGTCCGGAGGGCAGCGGATACGCCGCCGGCGGGGGGACCCCCATACGTCGTCGGCGGCGGGCTGCCCTCTCCCGTCGGCCCACGCCTATCCGTGGTGGTGCTCGTGCTCCGCCGCTCCCGAGGATTCCTTCGCCTCGGAGGAGCTCTTGGAGGCCCCCGAGGACCCCTTCGACGCCGCCCCCGCATGATGCGGCTCATAGTCCGGAATCGTCCCGTCCGCCTTCTTCACCAGGAACAGCCCCGCCATCCCCATGTCCGAGTGGCTCTGCACATGGCAGTGGTACATCCAGGCACCCGCGCCCACGCCCTCCCCCGCGATGACCTGGAAGCCGAACGAGTCGCCCGGTCCCGTGATCTTGTCGTCGAGGACCTGGCTGGGGTCGTCGGGCCCGGTGAGCAGGCCCGTCCTGTTGTCCGCCCAGCGATGACCGTGCACGTGGAACGTGTGGTAGTACTCGCCGTGCGTGATCGACACGAATTCGACCCGATCGCCCACGGTGGCCTCGAAGTTGGGGCTGTCGTGGCCGGACTTGTTGTTGATCGTCATGTCGTTGAAGACGATCGTGAACGTCTTGTCCGGCAGGATGTCGCCCTTGCGGCGCACGATCAGCGGGCCGTAGAGCCCCTTGCGGACGCCGCCGGTGCCGTGATCCGTGCCGACCACGTGGTCGTGGTAGTGCCAGTAGCCCGCGGTACCCGGCCGCCAGGTGCCGTCCTTGCGGCGGCCCGGCGCGTGCGTGCGCCAGGTGTAGGTGCGCTTGCCGCCCGGCTCGACATGGCTCTTGGTGTGCCGGGTGCCGTCGCTGGAGATCTCGTAGTCCATGCCGTGGACGTGCAAGCTGGCGTCGGCGTCCGTCGTGTTCTCGAACTCGATGTGCAGCGTGTCGCCCTCGTTCAGCTCGATCAGCGGTCCCGGGATGGACGCCTTGCCCTTCTCCAGGCCGTAGCCCAGCTGTCCGTCGGGGAGCTTCTCCGCGTACATCTTGACGCGTTTGACCTCACCGCCCGCGGGCGCGGTCCTCGGCGGCGCCTCGGCCGTGCTCGCCTCGGGCGCACCCGCGACCGACAACGATGTCACCCCGGCCGCCGCTGCCGCGCCGCCCACGAGCATCCGCCGGTTGAAGCTCCGCCGGTCGAACCCGCGCCGGTCCGAACCTCGCCGGTCCTGACTCCGTCTGTCCATGCCGAACTCCCCACTGCGGTACGGAGGGTGACGGGGCGCAGGAGGCCCCGGGGACGGCCACACGGTATCCGCGTACTCTTCGTTTATCCACACTCAGGACAAAGTTTGTGCTATCGCGGTCATACCTATTGGCGGCTGGCGAAAAGAGGTCTAGCTTCATCGGCGCCGTTGCTGTGACCGAGCTGTGACCGACGAGGGGTGGGTGTACTCATGCGGCTCACACCGCATCAAGAACCCTTGGATGTAAGAGGGTTGAGCGCTGCACGAGGGTTGAGCAGAGCACGACGCAGACCGAACCGCTCGCGGCGGGCCTGGGCAGCCGCCCTGCTGTCCGGCGCCCTGGTCACCGGGGCGCTCTCGGCGCAGGCCGCGTCCGCGCGACCGTACCCGGAACCGCCGTTGACAACGATGTCCCTGCCCTCGCCGCCCGGCGGGGCCAAGGTCAAGGTCCTGGTCTTCCACGGCTCGGCCGCGGGCGGCGACGAGTCCCCCGTCGTCAACGCCGGGATCGAGGCCATCGAGAAGATCGGCAGGTCGGGACCCGCCGCGCAGCGCTTCACGATCGAGGCGACGGACGACCCGGCCGTCTTCACGAACGAGGCCAAGCTCGGCAAGTTCAACGCCGTCACGTTCCTGACCGGCGGCGGCGACGTCCTCGACCCCGAGCAGGAGGCGGGGCTCGAAGCGTTCATGGAGGCGGGCGGCGGTTTCCTCGGCATCCATGACGCGGCCCGCGCGGAGCCGTACTCGAACTGGTTCACCGGTCTGATCGGCGCCCGGCCCGCCGATTCCAGTCCGACGAACGTCCAGCGCGCCACCGTCGAGGTCGGCGACCGCGAGAACCCGGCGACCAAGGGCCTCCCCCTCCAGTGGAAGCGCCCCGACCGGTGGCTGAACTGGACCAAGAACCCGTCGGGCGACGTGCACACGGTCGCCCGCGTGCGGGAGTCGACCTACCAGCCCGGCGACTCCAAGAACGGCTGGGACCACCCGGTGTCCTGGTGCCGCGACTACGACGGCGGACGCTCCTTCTACACCGGCATGGGCGGCACCGCTTCCTCGTACGACGAGGCGGACTTCCGCGGTCACCTGCGCGGCGCCCTGCTCTGGACCACGCGCATCGCGCGCGCCGACTGCAAGTCGACGATCAACGCCAACTACCAGG contains these protein-coding regions:
- a CDS encoding multicopper oxidase domain-containing protein → MLVGGAAAAAGVTSLSVAGAPEASTAEAPPRTAPAGGEVKRVKMYAEKLPDGQLGYGLEKGKASIPGPLIELNEGDTLHIEFENTTDADASLHVHGMDYEISSDGTRHTKSHVEPGGKRTYTWRTHAPGRRKDGTWRPGTAGYWHYHDHVVGTDHGTGGVRKGLYGPLIVRRKGDILPDKTFTIVFNDMTINNKSGHDSPNFEATVGDRVEFVSITHGEYYHTFHVHGHRWADNRTGLLTGPDDPSQVLDDKITGPGDSFGFQVIAGEGVGAGAWMYHCHVQSHSDMGMAGLFLVKKADGTIPDYEPHHAGAASKGSSGASKSSSEAKESSGAAEHEHHHG